The genomic interval AAATCTCAGTCACCATCTATTTGGCTTCGATGTAACTGTTCGACAAGAAAAAAGGAGCTTTCATGgtcattttctctttgaaaagaAAAACCTGGAACACGGTTGGTGGTGATATGGCCCATTTTCAACTTCTTACAATCTGACACCGTTTACAAAATAAATATGAGTTAATGTATTGAGATTCTTGAGCATCAAGTCATTATTTACATACAGTTAGGTTCCTGTTGCAATttgacttcttttttttttaaagaatgcgTTGAGGTCGAGCTGACTACTACATGGCTACAACTAAGATATCATGCATGCATTAGTGTGAGATTCTTTTTGTATTAACAAAAATTTCCTTGTCCAAAGAGTGAAAAAATGATCGATCTGTTGTAATTTAAAATGGAGTCAACTGAGTTTTACCAAGCCAACTCTGCGCATTTAAGAACTGCATCGCAATCTGACAAACATAGCCTTGGCGAATGGCCCAGCAGAGTTTAATACCCGTACAATAATTGTCTGCTTCCGAGGGTCAAGCCAAGTCTCTTGTTCATGCATTTTACTTCAGGTTAGGTTTGCCATGGGGGCCATCAGGATCAGCTTTGTGTGCCTTTTGCTCACCTCAGCTAGTTGACAGTCCTTGTGATTCTTattcacacacaaaaaaaaaaaattgtacttgTCCCTTATGAGaaacccttttttttttaaactgatGAAGAACTAACTATTCATTTGATGGAATAATAGTTCTGCTGAAATATATACAGCTCTCAATAATGAACGATAAAGGAAGCAACGTTCACATAGTTTTCTCCTCTCCATAGATGATTATGAATACTAAATCGTTTTTAACattatttagttaattttatagccaagaaagaagtttCCTTACCATTTTCTCTgtttattttttgtttctttttggtattattttttttaattaattaatttaatttgtattATATTCACTAGGCTTAAAAGCTATCTTTTGCTTCCGCTTGTCGTGTGGACACAGAGACAGAGTCTGCTTTTTTTAACCCGAAGCTTGGCGAGTGGCTTGCAGAGACGGCAATCTTAGCGGTGAATGTGTGTCTGTGCGAGAGCGTGCGGAGCGCGACGGTTGAGCCGCCTTCGCCGCGTGCGAGCCTTGTCAATCACCGCCTCCCGGACTTACCTATCTATGCGAGCAAGTCGACTCTGCCGTTGAAGCGCGGAGATCTCGGGCTCGAATCGGTTTTCTGATCTTTGGAGGTGAGGGGAAGGAGTGAGAGAATGCCGCTGGTGCGGTTGGAGGTGAGAAATGAGTACGGGTTGGGAGATCCGGAGCTGTACAAGAAGTCGTTGAGGAAGGAGGATCCCAAGGCGATCTTGGATGGCGTCGCGGTGGCCGGTCTCGTAGGGATCCTGCGGCAGTTGGGCGATCTCGCCGAGTGAGTtcttttgattttctcttgtcTGTGCTACAGTTTGGATTCTTTCTTTCGTCTTGACTTATTCTCCTTTCTATTCCTTGTTTGCGTAGTTTCTTAGGAACTGGATGATGCTTGTTATGCATCCGATGGGAAATTCTATTTCTGGTCCTCACATAATAATGCCGTGCTTATTCTCTTTGAAATCCACTTTTTGATTCGATACGAATGAAAATTCCCTTTATGTTCAATTTGGTTGTAGTTAATTTAAACTTTATTTCCATTGATGGAGCTGACTGAAGTGACAGGGGGGATCAAATGGTACTCTATTACTAATTTAATAGTGAATACCACGGAGGTTTGTTTGATAAGCTCGCTGAAGGTGGATAAGTTTTGCGGACCATATATTGGATGGGTTGAAGAGGGTAGGTGGGAAACTTGTCTACCACCAGTTGGTTAGGGATGATTTCAAAAGATAAAATTGCTAGTTCTATCTGTAGGTTCCATTACAGAGAGCTATCATGatccatgattttactatatttACAATTAGCAGTCAAGGACCTCGAAGAGAGGCAAAGTTAAGTTGATCCCAAGAATTCTGAAAGTTCTATTGCTCTATAAACAAGTGACTATTGAAAAAATGCTATTATATATTACATTGATTTATTATTGTGATTCAGTGGATAGTTGCATTTACCACCTTTAAATACGAGGTTTTTTTTATCACACATGTTCTATCTATATCCCTCAGTTACCTTTTGTATGCCCGCACAGTGAGTTTTATATAATCCATGCTTATTGAGTCCCTGCATACTTGCTAATTGTCCGGTCAATTACACTGTACTGAGGTAAATTTGTCAATATCAAAGATTTGCTGCAGATGTTTTCCATGACTTGCATGAGCAAATAACAGCTACATCTGGAAGAAGCCGTAAAATTATGGCACAAGTAAGGAACATTGAATCGGCAATTCCATCTGTTGAGAAGGCCTTTAAAGAACAAACAAGTCATATCCACTTTGCATATATTGCAGGTATCAGTCTATTGCTTCTTCCAAGcttatttgcaaaaaaaaaaaaaagtactctAGTTTAAAGGGAAACTCTTTGGTCAAATATACTAGATGCTTCACTTTTGGTATTTATATTTTTGGCTTGAATATTGTTGTATAATATGGCAAGGTTCAAAATCTCTGAGCCAAGTTGAAGTTTCGGTCTTTGACTGGAGTATTGGTATCATGACGATGTTTCGATGTATGGTGTTGGTGGCGAATTGGAAATGAAAGAAGGAAGGAAATTAAAAACATAATACAACGATATAATTAACTTTGAACTTTATATTCCATTTGGAATGATACAATTttgatattatattatattaacacAAATTacaacaacaaaataataatattatctaAATTTATCTTAACCTTTGTTATAGCATACCAAGGGGTGTCAATTGTTGGTGtgacatgatattcattgacatTATTGACACAGCGACATATCAATTTTTGGTAGCTTATGGTATCATTTATTTCAATTTTGTCGCTGGTCACATAACTAGATTTCAAATCATGACAATAGGTTACGCCTCAAATTCCTTAAGCTATTATGGTATGCccatcaatgttttatttctttgaTACAAGAGTTACACAGATTTCTCCAATTATACTCCTGATAATTATGGCTATCGTAGTGAAATTAGTCTATCCTCTCCTATGGATGTAGGCTCTAAGATGAACCATTAATGCTGATTTCTCTGTGTTGCACAATCTTATCTGCTCTGTCGTTGCCTAACAAATAATATAGCCAGAAAGAATGATTTGATTCTAGTGCTTATTCTCTATTTGGTTGCATTTAGCTGCTGACTATGATCATAGAATCTCATCATAGATATTGTTTGATTGAGATATTTGATCATTACAAAGGATTCCAATATTAACGATGAAATGAAGATATTTTGCTAGAAAGTTCCCATCATCTGTATTTGTCCCAACTATTTAGGGTTGGGAACAAGAATCCTCTCTCTCTACTGAGTTCTATCCAAGGCTATAATGCTACTATCATAGAATTAATTTTAggaataaaaatttcttttcgcGTGTTCAACTATAAATCTTATGACAGAATATGGCTATGCATGTTTGACTCCTGAAGTCATTTCCTTTCCAGGTTCTGACTGGCATACTCGGATTCCACATGGACAAAACCTCCTACTTTCCAGTGAACTTCCTCGCTTTATGATGGATTGTTATGAAGAATGCCGTGATCCACCTCGTTTATTCCTCCTTGACAAGTAAGCTATTTGATGATGATTCATGATTGATCTTCTATTTCCTTTTGTTGTCTCCTCATGTATATATGTTCAAAATCCTTCCTCCATTTCAGATTTGATCATTGTGGTACTGGAGCTTGTCTAAAAAGATATTCAGATCCATCCTATTTCAAGAGGGTGTGGGCTGCATCGCATATTGAAGGAGCTAAAAAtgatagaaaagaaaagaaagttgaAAAATTCAAGGTCATGTTCATTTTAGAATCTATTTTATACCTTCTGTAGGCAACTAACTGGTTAAATAACCTGAGGCAACATTAGGAGAGAAAAACATTTCTATGCAGAATTTAGTCGACTTCTAAATACATTGTCATCATCATTATTTAATTGTATTTGGTTTAGACAATTTTAACACTGATTGCATAGCTCTAACACAAGCCTCAacctaattatattattttaaatacaGTGTCATCAAGTTGTGTTTGTCCGTTCGCCCTAGCTATTTGTAGTCAGTTGCATAATGGGGTCCGTAAGAGTTCATGTGGCATGCCACATGGCAGCTTGTATGGATGCCCACATGGAAGCCATGTGGTTGATTGACGGCTACCATGTATATCCATCAAAGCTTCTCAAAGAAGGCTAGACAAATTAATCTTCATGGGCGTTGTCAATGCATGGCCAATGTCCTTGCCTTGACTTTAAAAAGGAGTTCAATATGCCAAATTTTGGGTGttgatcaaaatcaaaatttgattttgtttatgcatttcactCTTAATTTCCGAATCTAATAGATAAACCTCATTACTGGTGACTTTTGGTGATGCCTCTCCATCTCCATATAAAAAACTCCAACTCAATTCAAATTCATGTAATTGCTTTCCTCTTGAGTTTACTTCTCCAATCTTCTTCTCTAAAGTATTCCTAGGTGTTGGAAATTGGGTTCTGGAATTAGATTATTCTTATTCCAAGAAAGGCAATATTATCTGTAGAGTCCAACTATGCTCACGTCTAAGTTTGATGGCATTGATGATAAATAGTTAAAGAGAGAATGCTACTTTGTCGCAACCAGACATCTTGTTTGATGGCATTGTCGTGTCACCATAATGTATTTGGGATGACTACCTGAAGAGTTGCCTTGACCATTCGAAGGGGTGGATCGACTAACTGAGTCATGCTTCACATTACTGACCCTTCATCCTGCTACTCTGAGCTACCATTGAGTTGACAAACTCACCACTTATTGGAGATAAAGCTACACCGACTATAACATAAGTTACATTTAACATTTTTATCTAACAACATTGGAGGATGGAAGAGTTATCAATACGAGGATGGCAGCATGGTAATAACAAAATGGTAGAGCTAAATATGATGGTGTCAACAATGGAGAAGTGAGGAAGTAAATTAGGGGTTACGATAATGTAGTGTAGACAAAGAAAAATGTGATAGTGTAGAGAGGAAAGTATGAATAATAGGGTTTATAACGAGAGGGGATGAACAAAAATTAGGGTTTATAGTGGCAGGAGAGAGAATATGCTATTGGCATTAACTTGCAACCTCCCTATTGGGGACTGGGGGAAAAATGATACACTGGGAGTGGAATGCGCTCAGGTATCAAGTTCAGTAGGATGAAATACTGTGTGCCATTAATAGACAACTATTGCATGATATATATTGAATTCAACATACTATTGTATATCTAAAACATGCAATGTGAGAGTAAAATCATAACAAATATAACTAAAAACTTCAATCATTCTATAAATAATAACAATCCAATATCATTTGTAATGTGTGGCATGTATGTGTGACTTAACTAAGCTTTTCAAGCATTTGATTTCAAAAGAGTAGCAAACTAAAGTTGATTTGTTATATGCTAACAGAGGAAAGGGTCAAGATTTAGGGATGCAGAAATTCAACAGGCAATTTACTTAGCACGCTGTCCCAGCAGGTATTTTGCAGGTTATTGTTTGAAGTATTAAGCTATTTAGCATTACCAAAAAAATTTCTGGTTTCCTTTACCTTGGACTAATTTGATCATTATGAACTCTTAGTGAAAATAGGAAATCTGACAGAGTTGAAAGATTTGCATCCCTAAGCACTGATGGCTATAGCATTTCCCTTGAGAATGAAAATATTTCTTCACTCGAATTGAGATTAAACACTGAAATTTCAAGTAGATCTACCTCTTTTGGTTCAAAGACAAAGGAAAGCTTTGTTGAGGAAACCTCATATGCAGACCCTCTAGTGATGCCCGATGAGCTAGACTATAGTGGACTGTCTAATCCTAATTTACATGGCACTGGCAGTGGTCTTACTGTTTCTCCTCTACAAGATGAACCAGCTACAGAGAATTTTGATGATGTCTCTCAACATAATTCACTGCAAGAGCAAAGTATGCCAAGATCTTCTGTCACATGGGAGGAAAAAACTGAAATAGTTAAGCCTACAAGTCCAGCATCATATAACGACATACTTGTTGACAGAGTTCAAATGGTGCAAGATGGCATTATAGTTGAAGATTCAGATTCTCTCCAATTAAATCCTGAATTAGTCGATGCTGAACATGCAAAACTCGAAGCATTGATTCATGAAGACATCTTATTTCATGCTATCAAAACTCCAGAACAATTGTCTAATGTCAACCATTTTGATGAAGTCACCAGTGAGACAGACAACTACGTGGATGCACCAAACACATTGGATTCTGAGACAGAGACAGAAGCTGAGTATCGCACTAAAATAGAAGTGCAGTCATTAGCTAACACCAATCCATTAGCAGTGGAATCTGAAACAACGGAAAATCAAATTATATCTGTACAAAGTCCAGATGTCAGTGATGCTGAAGCTCCTGCTTCATCAGATAGTGCCCCGATTCAAAATGTGACTGAAAACTTTTCACATTTGAGCTCTTCAAATTGTCTGGAATCTGTGCAGCAACCTTATGCCACAGAGTTCATGCAAAACCAAGACCATATTATCCCTAATTATGTAACTGATATTTCGGACCGTCCCGAGGGGACAGAAATTAAGGATCATCATGAGTGCATTGATGGTGGTCTTTCTTCGAAATCAGGTGCTTCATGTGGACCAACAGTGAGATTAGATGAAGCCACATCTGAGCCATCTACATTGGTACGTTCTGTTCCTACTGATGTATCTTCTATGCCTTCTGTTCAGCTTTGGACAAATGGTAACCTATTTGGAGTTGAGCCATCAAAACCGCCAGACCTTGGGGCTGTGAATAAAGAAAATGAGAATTGCTTATCTAATTCTAGAGGTTCTGCAACTGGTTTTTCGAGTTCCACTGTTAAGTCTCAGATGTCTGTTACCCAACCAGGTGCAAAATCAGATGGAATGTCCTCTGTAAATGATACATCATCAGTAGATTTCATCTCGGAAATGGAAGTGGGTTCTGAATGCACAAATTTGGCTTCCTGCATTCCACAAAACTCAGCTGAGGGTCAATTGTCAGCACGAAGAAATAATTATGTTCAAATGTCCAAAGATGTGGATATCAAACAGTTCTTGCATATATCTGTTCAACCTTCCTTACCAAGTAAGGTGCAAAATAATCTTCAAGATAGTTATAGTAGTAATGATGGTTTCTTAAATAAACTTGGAACCACAAGAACGAGTGACATTAATGGAGCACCTATAAGAGATAGTTATTGTGTTGGGTCAAATACAGGGCCTAGCCAGAGCACAATGGCAGTCTCCTCCAGTTTTTCTGAGCTTGCACAGAGGTTTCTTTCAAATACTATCCAAAGAAAAGTATTATCTTCCACAAATTCAGGACATACAAGCACTGAAATAAAGAAAACCGAGGGAAATTCCTGTCTGAATAATAATAACCAGGAAGAACCAAATATTGTTGCATCTCAAACATCATACAAACAAATTGTCAATGAAAAGGTTACTCTCATATCAGAAATGGAGCCAGTCTCTTTAACTCAGCACTATGCTGAGCAAAGTTCTCCACCCCTTGAATATATGAAAATACCTTTCCATCCTATGAATGGCTTGGAAAATTCTAGATTGAAGCTGGATTTTTCTAGTGGTAGTCTCTATGAAAATAATGAAGATTTCATCTTTCCATCATTTCAATTGCTGCAAGGCCCCGTTGATACTTTGCCAGAAATTTGCTCTGAATCAGATGACGACACGTTCTGCAGATCTTGTCCATATTCTTCTGAGGATCTTCTCAGTCCTTGCTCATATTCAAACTCTGAGCAGTGGGATCAAGATGAAAGAAGTGAATACTTTGATCATGAATTCAATGATATTTCACAAAGGTGTCAATCCTCAACTACATCCATATCGAGGCCTGTGGGTTCTGAACAAATGAACCATGCCAATATGCACATACCAGGAGAGGAAAACTTTGATGTTATTGCTGACAATAGCAAACTACCTTTCCATTTAGGATCCATGATGGAGCTTCCTGGGCTTGATTCTGTTGTACCTTTAAGAAAACAAGGTGTACATTATTCGTTGCCAGAAAATCTAGCAAATACAAGAGTACCTAAAGATGAGGCACCCCCACCCCTGCCCCCTATTCAGTGGAGGACATCAAAGCCTTCAGTTACTTTTGAAGattatgataattttaaaaaaaatcttgatcACTTGGATGGCTTACAAGCTCCAAAATTCTCTCCTTCACAGAAAAAGGAACAAAATTCAGCCATCTCTTCACACATAGTACAAGCTGTTTTAGAacatccaaaggagaaagtgatTACATCAGAAACCAGGGTATGCATTGTTCTTTTATCAGTCAATATATAGGATAGAACTAATTGGAATTTTCTTGAGTTATTAGCATAATTTTGTTTCCATTATTAAGAAATAGTAGATTCCTCATTCAGTGAATTGTGTTTCAGCAAAATCAGCAGAAGTTGAATGAACTAAAAGGGTTAACTCAGAGTCCTAGTCATAATGAAGTCGACATGAGGGAAGATTTGCTTCAACAAATCAGaaataaggttgattttgaacttagaatgaaaattttgaagattcaatctttttttattaatcataCTGCTTGCAGGATTTCCTGTATGATGTTTCATTCTTGCACATCGAGGGAAAAAAACTTATTCATTGTCCCTGCAATGTGCTGCAGTATTATATTCCATCTCAGTTTCAAAATTGAGCATTACtgttaaacttaattatttcacTTTCCTCTTAAGTAACTTGCACAGTACATTCCAGCAAATATGTAGAgctttcatgtcctaaaacaatAACCGTtcagaaattcataagaactcggCCGATTAAACTCATTTGGTTACCCAAGGTACCTGAGTGATCTCAGAACCACCTGGCAAGGATATGCTATCTTGGTTATTTAGATACTCTTATGTTCCCACTTGACGATGTGAAGTGTTTCCACCTTAATCCATTCCCTTGTTAGATATCCATACCCATGTCTTTGTAAGATAGTATAAATTATGAATGATGATTCATTGTTTTGGATGTTTTAATCATATTCTGGGTAAATATAGTTAATAGCAATCCTTCTTTAGTTTCTTATTCTGTGGATTCACAGGCAAACAAAGAT from Zingiber officinale cultivar Zhangliang chromosome 6B, Zo_v1.1, whole genome shotgun sequence carries:
- the LOC121989387 gene encoding SCAR-like protein 2 isoform X2, whose product is MAQVRNIESAIPSVEKAFKEQTSHIHFAYIAGSDWHTRIPHGQNLLLSSELPRFMMDCYEECRDPPRLFLLDKFDHCGTGACLKRYSDPSYFKRVWAASHIEGAKNDRKEKKVEKFKRKGSRFRDAEIQQAIYLARCPSSENRKSDRVERFASLSTDGYSISLENENISSLELRLNTEISSRSTSFGSKTKESFVEETSYADPLVMPDELDYSGLSNPNLHGTGSGLTVSPLQDEPATENFDDVSQHNSLQEQSMPRSSVTWEEKTEIVKPTSPASYNDILVDRVQMVQDGIIVEDSDSLQLNPELVDAEHAKLEALIHEDILFHAIKTPEQLSNVNHFDEVTSETDNYVDAPNTLDSETETEAEYRTKIEVQSLANTNPLAVESETTENQIISVQSPDVSDAEAPASSDSAPIQNVTENFSHLSSSNCLESVQQPYATEFMQNQDHIIPNYVTDISDRPEGTEIKDHHECIDGGLSSKSGASCGPTVRLDEATSEPSTLVRSVPTDVSSMPSVQLWTNGNLFGVEPSKPPDLGAVNKENENCLSNSRGSATGFSSSTVKSQMSVTQPGAKSDGMSSVNDTSSVDFISEMEVGSECTNLASCIPQNSAEGQLSARRNNYVQMSKDVDIKQFLHISVQPSLPSKVQNNLQDSYSSNDGFLNKLGTTRTSDINGAPIRDSYCVGSNTGPSQSTMAVSSSFSELAQRFLSNTIQRKVLSSTNSGHTSTEIKKTEGNSCLNNNNQEEPNIVASQTSYKQIVNEKVTLISEMEPVSLTQHYAEQSSPPLEYMKIPFHPMNGLENSRLKLDFSSGSLYENNEDFIFPSFQLLQGPVDTLPEICSESDDDTFCRSCPYSSEDLLSPCSYSNSEQWDQDERSEYFDHEFNDISQRCQSSTTSISRPVGSEQMNHANMHIPGEENFDVIADNSKLPFHLGSMMELPGLDSVVPLRKQGVHYSLPENLANTRVPKDEAPPPLPPIQWRTSKPSVTFEDYDNFKKNLDHLDGLQAPKFSPSQKKEQNSAISSHIVQAVLEHPKEKVITSETRQNQQKLNELKGLTQSPSHNEVDMREDLLQQIRNKKFNLRRTATLIPRDIPRPTTNAANGNVNTILQKASAIRQAFVSSDDDNWSDA
- the LOC121989387 gene encoding SCAR-like protein 2 isoform X1, which translates into the protein MPLVRLEVRNEYGLGDPELYKKSLRKEDPKAILDGVAVAGLVGILRQLGDLAEFAADVFHDLHEQITATSGRSRKIMAQVRNIESAIPSVEKAFKEQTSHIHFAYIAGSDWHTRIPHGQNLLLSSELPRFMMDCYEECRDPPRLFLLDKFDHCGTGACLKRYSDPSYFKRVWAASHIEGAKNDRKEKKVEKFKRKGSRFRDAEIQQAIYLARCPSSENRKSDRVERFASLSTDGYSISLENENISSLELRLNTEISSRSTSFGSKTKESFVEETSYADPLVMPDELDYSGLSNPNLHGTGSGLTVSPLQDEPATENFDDVSQHNSLQEQSMPRSSVTWEEKTEIVKPTSPASYNDILVDRVQMVQDGIIVEDSDSLQLNPELVDAEHAKLEALIHEDILFHAIKTPEQLSNVNHFDEVTSETDNYVDAPNTLDSETETEAEYRTKIEVQSLANTNPLAVESETTENQIISVQSPDVSDAEAPASSDSAPIQNVTENFSHLSSSNCLESVQQPYATEFMQNQDHIIPNYVTDISDRPEGTEIKDHHECIDGGLSSKSGASCGPTVRLDEATSEPSTLVRSVPTDVSSMPSVQLWTNGNLFGVEPSKPPDLGAVNKENENCLSNSRGSATGFSSSTVKSQMSVTQPGAKSDGMSSVNDTSSVDFISEMEVGSECTNLASCIPQNSAEGQLSARRNNYVQMSKDVDIKQFLHISVQPSLPSKVQNNLQDSYSSNDGFLNKLGTTRTSDINGAPIRDSYCVGSNTGPSQSTMAVSSSFSELAQRFLSNTIQRKVLSSTNSGHTSTEIKKTEGNSCLNNNNQEEPNIVASQTSYKQIVNEKVTLISEMEPVSLTQHYAEQSSPPLEYMKIPFHPMNGLENSRLKLDFSSGSLYENNEDFIFPSFQLLQGPVDTLPEICSESDDDTFCRSCPYSSEDLLSPCSYSNSEQWDQDERSEYFDHEFNDISQRCQSSTTSISRPVGSEQMNHANMHIPGEENFDVIADNSKLPFHLGSMMELPGLDSVVPLRKQGVHYSLPENLANTRVPKDEAPPPLPPIQWRTSKPSVTFEDYDNFKKNLDHLDGLQAPKFSPSQKKEQNSAISSHIVQAVLEHPKEKVITSETRQNQQKLNELKGLTQSPSHNEVDMREDLLQQIRNKKFNLRRTATLIPRDIPRPTTNAANGNVNTILQKASAIRQAFVSSDDDNWSDA